One Delphinus delphis chromosome 3, mDelDel1.2, whole genome shotgun sequence genomic region harbors:
- the TNFSF14 gene encoding tumor necrosis factor ligand superfamily member 14 — MEETVVRPSVFMVDGQTDIPFTRLGHRRRRQPCSAARLGLGLLLLLLTTGVAVQGWFLLQLHWRLEVMAAPLQDRGAGSWDQLVQDRRPQRANPTAHLTGANSSLTGSGGPLLWETKLGLAFLRGLTYRDGALVIAQAGYYYIYSKVQLGGVGCPQRLTGGLPITHGLYKRTARYPEELELLVSRRSPCGRAGSPRVWWDSSFLGGVVHLDAGEEVVVRVPDESLVRVRDGTRSYFGAFMV; from the exons ATGGAGGAGACAGTGGTGAGGCCCTCGGTGTTCATGGTGGATGGACAGACGGACATCCCTTTCACAAGGCTGGGGCACAGACGCAGGAGACAGCCCTGCAGTGCAGCCCGGCTGGGCCTgggcctcctgctgctgctgttgaCGACCGGAGTGGCTGTCCAGGGCTGGTTCCTGCTGCAGCTACACTGGCGCCTGGAGGTGATGGCCGCTCCCCTGCAG GACAGAGGTGCAGGATCCTGGGATCAGCTGGTGCAAG ATCGGAGGCCCCAGCGGGCCAACCCGACAGCACACCTCACAG GGGCCAACTCCAGCCTGACAGGCAGTGGGGGCCCGCTGCTGTGGGAGACGAAACTGGGCCTGGCCTTCCTGAGGGGCCTCACCTACCGAGACGGTGCCCTGGTCATCGCCCAGGCCGGCTACTATTACATCTACTCCAAGGTGCAGCTGGGCGGCGTGGGCTGCCCCCAGAGGCTGACCGGCGGCCTGCCCATCACCCACGGCCTCTACAAGCGCACGGCCCGCTACCCCGAGGAGCTGGAGCTGCTGGTCAGCCGGCGGTCACCCTGTGGGCGAGCAGGCAGCCCCCGGGTCTGGTGGGACAGCAGCTTCCTGGGCGGAGTGGTCCACCTGGATGCCGGAGAGGAGGTGGTGGTGCGCGTGCCTGATGAGAGCCTGGTGCGAGTCCGCGATGGTACGCGGTCCTACTTCGGGGCGTTCATGGTGTGA